A portion of the Candida dubliniensis CD36 chromosome R, complete sequence genome contains these proteins:
- a CDS encoding NAD(+)-dependent formate dehydrogenase, putative (Similar to S. cerevisiae FDH1), with protein MGKPKVLMVLYAGGNHAKEEAKLLGTVENELGIRKLVEEHGYELVTTTDKEPAPTSAFDENLEDAEIIITTPFFPAYVNRERIAKAPKLKLCITAGVGSDHYDLDALNERGIAAIEVTGSNVVSVAEHAVMTMLILIRNYGEGHAQAINGTWDVAAVAKDEFDLEDKVIATVGAGRIGYRILERLVAFNPKKLLYYDYQPLPEEAINKLNAASKLFNGIDNIIERVEKLEDLVSQADVVTINCPLYEQSRGLFNKDLISKMKKGSYLVNTARGAIVDPEAVADAVNSGHIAYGGDVWPVQPAPKDMPWRTMHNPYGKAYGNAMTLHVSGTSLDAQARYANGVKQILTEYFNKTYKYRPQDVICIDGDYATKAYGQREKK; from the coding sequence atgggcAAACCAAAGGTATTAATGGTTCTTTATGCTGGTGGTAACCATgctaaagaagaagcaaaATTATTGGGTACtgttgaaaatgaattggGTATTCGTAAGCTTGTTGAGGAACATGGATATGAATTGGTTACCACTACAGATAAGGAACCGGCACCAACTTCTGCCTTTGACGAGAATTTAGAAGATGCagaaattatcatcaccacTCCATTTTTCCCAGCTTATGTCAATAGAGAGAGAATTGCTAAAGCTCCCAAATTGAAACTTTGTATCACCGCTGGTGTTGGATCCGATCATTATGATTTGGATGCTCTTAATGAAAGAGGTATCGCTGCTATTGAAGTTACTGGTTCCAATGTTGTCTCTGTTGCTGAACATGCAGTGATGACCatgttgattttaattaGAAACTACGGTGAAGGACATGCACAAGCTATTAATGGTACTTGGGatgttgctgctgttgccAAAGACGAATTTGACTTGGAAGATAAGGTTATTGCAACTGTTGGTGCTGGAAGAATTGGTTATAGAATTTTGGAAAGATTGGTTGCCTTTAACCCTAAGAAATTGTTGTACTATGACTATCAACCATTGCCAGAAGAAgccattaataaattaaacgCTGCTTCTAAACTTTTTAATGGTATTGATaacattattgaaagagTTGAAAAGTTGGAAGATTTGGTATCTCAAGCTGATGTTGTTACCATTAATTGTCCATTATATGAACAGTCCAGAGGTTTGTTCAACAAAGATttaatttccaaaatgaaaaagggATCATATTTGGTCAATACTGCTAGAGGTGCTATTGTTGATCCTGAAGCTGTTGCTGATGCAGTTAATTCGGGTCATATTGCTTATGGTGGTGATGTTTGGCCAGTCCAACCAGCTCCAAAAGATATGCCTTGGAGAACTATGCACAATCCATATGGTAAAGCATACGGTAATGCTATGACTCTTCATGTCTCTGGTACTTCTTTAGATGCTCAAGCTAGATACGCCAATGGTGTCAAACAAATCTTGACTGAGTATTTTAACAAGACTTACAAATACAGACCACAAGATGTCATTTGTATTGATGGTGACTATGCCACTAAGGCTTATGGtcaaagagaaaagaagTAA
- a CDS encoding succinate dehydrogenase, iron-sulfur protein subunit, mitochondrial precursor, putative (Similar to S. cerevisiae SDH2) — protein sequence MFRSILHQQKAVQFSVRSLATAAAEKAPRLKKFQIYRWNPDTPEVQPKMQTYEVDLNKCGPMVLDALLKIKNEQDATLTLRRSCREGICGSCAMNIGGRNTLACLCRIDQDESKDLKVYPLPHMFVVRDLVPDLTHFYKQYKSIEPYLQRDSNPADGRENLQSIEDRAKLDGLYECILCACCSTSCPSYWWNQQQYLGPAVLMQAYRWLIDSRDQATANRKAMLQNSMSLYRCHTIMNCARTCPKGLNPGKAIAEIKKQLAFD from the coding sequence ATGTTCAGATCcattcttcatcaacaaaaagcTGTTCAATTCAGCGTAAGATCCTTGGCTACTGCAGCTGCTGAAAAGGCCCCAAGATTAAAGAAATTCCAAATTTATAGATGGAACCCAgatacaccagaagttcAACCAAAAATGCAAACCTACGAAGTCGATTTGAACAAATGTGGACCTATGGTTTTGGATGCtcttttgaaaatcaaaaatgaaCAAGATGCTACTTTGACTTTGAGAAGATCATGTCGTGAAGGTATTTGTGGTTCATGTGCCATGAACATTGGTGGAAGAAATACATTGGCTTGTTTATGTCGTATAGATCAAGACGAATCTAAAGACTTGAAAGTTTATCCATTACCACACATGTTTGTTGTCAGAGATTTGGTTCCAGATTTGACTCATTTCtataaacaatataaatCCATTGAACCATATTTACAAAGAGATTCTAATCCAGCTGATGGTAGAGAAAATTTGCAAAGTATTGAAGATAGAGCTAAATTAGATGGTTTATACGAATGTATCTTGTGTGCTTGTTGTTCTACTTCTTGTCCTTCATACTGGTggaatcaacaacaatatttggGTCCAGCAGTCTTGATGCAAGCTTATAGATGGTTAATTGACTCCAGAGACCAAGCCACTGCTAATAGAAAGGCCATGTTGCAAAACTCAATGTCTTTGTACAGATGTCATACTATTATGAACTGTGCCAGAACATGTCCAAAGGGGTTGAATCCAGGTAAAGCTATTGCTGAAATTAAGAAACAATTGGCATTTGATTAA
- a CDS encoding endoplasmic reticulum membrane protein, putative (Similar to S. cerevisiae KEG1) — protein MASLYPLKFNEKLAFFYNTVAATLWFCCLGRFLILLPLVGRKFLPGGMADFFHVVSVLPIIETLFVKSALRKRFTLTSLWGVSNGLKMVWLCYGVIFPHPKIAKHTSYSLLITSWCLQYFIHYFYYAFKVKTKSSFHFLFWLEYNSFYLTYPLGLIAEMILLFLSLAFVKQDSIYEYFLRAAFLSYIPIAYFAWGHLKSRKKRRYTEIMNKRNVRQVATLESISTNTTSIELKEM, from the coding sequence ATGGCATCATTATACCCATTAAAGTTTAACGAGAAACTTGCATTCTTTTATAATACCGTTGCTGCAACCCTATGGTTTTGTTGCTTAGGTAGATTTCTTATTTTACTTCCTTTAGTGGGTAGAAAATTCCTACCTGGTGGAATGGCTGATTTCTTTCATGTGGTTTCTGTACTACCGATAATCGAAACATTATTTGTAAAATCAGCATTAAGGAAAAGATTTACATTAACATCCTTATGGGGGGTTCTGAATGGATTGAAAATGGTGTGGCTATGTTATGGTGTTATATTTCCTCATCCCAAAATAGCTAAACATACATCATATTCATTGTTAATTACTTCTTGGTGtcttcaatattttattcattACTTTTATTATGCATTTAAagtgaaaacaaaaagttcatttcatttcttgttttgGTTAGAATATAATAGTTTTTATTTGACATATCCCTTAGGTTTGATAGCTGAAATgattcttttgtttttaagTCTTGCTTTTGTTAAACAAGATTCGATATATGAATACTTTTTAAGAGCAGCATTTTTGTCTTATATTCCAATAGCGTATTTTGCTTGGGGTCATTTGAAATCAAGAAAGAAGAGAAGATACACCgaaataatgaataaaaGAAATGTCAGACAAGTGGCAACATTAGAAAGTATTAGTACTAACACCACAtctattgaattgaaagaaatgtAA
- a CDS encoding endoplasmic reticulum-located J-protein precursor, putative: MKFIKVFLLFVTLVVAAQWSKEDYEIFSFNDKLQHDLGGDITFYKWLGLEKGPKSSLQEINKAYRKLSRKLHPDKFASASRSDKKKANERFQRLSLVGNILRDQSLKRRYDYFYTKGFPKWKGTGYYYSKFRPGIIFTLIILYVLVGFLHFFSLKINRKQAFKRIVDLKNEVKNQAWGGLQFPPGDGSDRKLSNEATGKTFLVKADGTVWLVEDDEQHLIDEYDVNVNPGFKESLFFKIPVKIWNLVLGKWVPIDTSVEYKKQETSPQEDADNNNKKKIQKKKTKGKKIELPNGKVVYSRKK, encoded by the coding sequence ATGAAGTTCATTAAAGTTTTCCTATTATTTGTTACCCTTGTTGTGGCAGCTCAATGGAGTAAAGAAGATTATGAAATCTTCAGCTTTAATGACAAACTTCAACATGACTTGGGGGGTGATATTACGTTTTACAAGTGGTTAGGATTAGAAAAAGGTCCAAAATCAAGTTTACAAGAAATCAACAAGGCGTACAGAAAGTTATCTAGAAAGTTACATCCAGATAAATTTGCCTCTGCATCTCGTTCtgataaaaagaaagctaATGAAAGATTCCAGAGATTATCATTAGTTGGTAATATATTAAGAGATCAATCTTTGAAAAGAAGATACGATTATTTTTATACAAAAGGATTCCCTAAATGGAAAGGTACTGggtattattattccaAATTCCGTCCGGGAATTATATTCACTTTGATTATTCTTTATGTGTTGGTTGGttttttgcattttttctctctcaaAATTAATAGAAAACAAGCATTTAAAAGAATCgttgatttaaaaaatgaagTTAAAAATCAAGCATGGGGTGGATTACAATTCCCTCCTGGTGATGGTTCTGATCGTAAACTTTCAAATGAGGCAACGGGGAAAACTTTTTTGGTTAAAGCTGATGGTACTGTTTGGCttgttgaagatgatgaacaACACTTGATTGATGAGTATGATGTGAATGTCAACCCAGGATTTAaagaatcattatttttcaaaatcccAGTTAAAATTTGGAATTTGGTATTAGGTAAATGGGTTCCAATTGATACATCTGTTGAATAtaagaaacaagaaacaTCTCCTCAAGAGGACGccgacaacaacaacaagaagaaaatacagaagaagaaaacaaaaggtaaaaaaattgaattgccGAATGGAAAGGTTGTATACAGtagaaagaaataa
- a CDS encoding mitochondrial 54S ribosomal protein YmL44 (Similar to S. cerevisiae MRPL44), with protein MITKYFANVSVKFNPFSNAGKSARLFLSRVPSGTKIDCKVLTKPSDIQEIKVVFKDKHVMTANPATMRLADLSDYFDIHSRKLAIKDSIQD; from the coding sequence ATGATAACAAAATACTTTGCTAATGTGCTGGTGAAATTCAACCCTTTTTCAAATGCTGGTAAAAGTGCGAGATTGTTTCTTTCAAGAGTTCCATCAGGCACAAAAATTGACTGTAAAGTCTTGACAAAACCATCTGACATCCAAGAAATTAAAGTCGTTTTCAAAGATAAACATGTAATGACTGCTAATCCAGCTACAATGAGATTAGCAGATTTATCTGACTATTTTGATATACATTCCAGAAAGTTAGCCATTAAAGATTCTATCCAAGATTAA
- a CDS encoding covalently-linked cell wall protein precursor, putative (Similar to S. cerevisiae CIS3), with amino-acid sequence MFLLLEPNNNIYNTYCNENYKYSPKVLPNIHFFFLLFITTYSSIKPINQSIIMKFSIAALSLATLAVVSAGYVSRGEGVSRGEKFECDFDTFEWKFALAVKELKHKGKNWGRDVDLDIVYELDDGQLFHGCRETYDASKCKNCYEAFEFNEEDNDKDCDDDCKRKKKGHRNYKRGGYSDGDCDDDCERVERCNYPFCELYDDNCDLLITLRDGVLRDEKHAIGEIVANHQFQFDKPPQKDALHKEGFSIVYTEGNYYLALDHKIKFWHCKVDDKGLYKLYDESIGEQCSEIELIILKSNERAEFNEREEECDDDCKRKKEHGKKY; translated from the coding sequence ATGTTTCTCTTACTAGAAcctaacaacaacatctaTAACACATACTGCAACGAAAACTATAAATATAGCCCGAAAGTTCTTCcaaatattcattttttttttcttcttttcatcACTACTTACTCAAGTATCAAaccaatcaatcaatcaatcattaTGAAGTTTTCTATTGCTGCTTTATCTTTAGCTACTTTGGCTGTTGTCAGTGCTGGTTATGTTTCCCGTGGTGAAGGTGTATCCAGAGGTGAAAAATTCGAATGTGATTTCGATACTTTTGAATGGAAGTTTGCCTTAGCTgttaaagaattgaaacatAAAGGTAAAAACTGGGGTAGAGATGTTGATTTAGATATTGTTTATGAACTTGATGATGGTCAATTATTCCATGGTTGCAGAGAAACTTATGATGCTTCCAAGTGTAAAAACTGTTACGAAGCTTTTGAATtcaatgaagaagataatgataaagattgtgatgatgattgcaagagaaagaagaagggTCATAGAAACTACAAACGTGGTGGCTACAGTGATGGTGACtgtgatgatgattgcGAAAGAGTTGAACGTTGCAACTACCCATTCTGTGAGCTTTATGACGACAATTGCGACTTGCTCATCACTTTAAGAGATGGTGTCTTGAGAGATGAAAAACATGCTATTGGTGAAATTGTTGCTAATcatcaattccaatttgaCAAACCACCACAAAAGGATGCCTTACACAAGGAAGGATTCTCCATTGTTTACACTGAAGGTAACTACTACTTGGCTCTTGACCACAAGATCAAATTCTGGCACTGTAAAGTTGACGACAAAGGGTTATACAAGCTTTATGATGAATCTATTGGTGAACAATGTTCTGAAATTGaacttattattttgaaatctaATGAAAGAGCTGAATTTAATgaaagagaagaagaatgtgatgatgattgcaaaagaaagaaggaaCACGGAAAAAAATACTAA